A single window of Melospiza georgiana isolate bMelGeo1 chromosome 19, bMelGeo1.pri, whole genome shotgun sequence DNA harbors:
- the LOC131091663 gene encoding LOW QUALITY PROTEIN: translocon-associated protein subunit beta-like (The sequence of the model RefSeq protein was modified relative to this genomic sequence to represent the inferred CDS: substituted 1 base at 1 genomic stop codon): MTTSTQISPRASNVSHTVILRPLKAGYFNFTSATITHLAQEGAQVVVGFTSAPGQGGILAXRDFDRRFSPHFLNWVAFGVMTLPSIGIPLLLWYSSKRKYDAPKSKKN, from the exons ATGACCACGAGCACTCAGATCT ctcccagagccagcaACGTGTCCCACACCGTGATTCTACGGCCTCTCAAGGCTGGGTACTTCAACTTCACCTCTGCCACCATCACGCACCTGGCACAGGAGGGTGCCCAGGTGGTG GTTGGCTTCACCAGtgctcctgggcagggaggaatCCTGGCCTAGCGTGACTTCGACAGGAGGTTCTCCCCTCACTTT CTGAATTGGGTGGCATTTGGCGTGATGACCCTGCCCTCCATCGGgatccctctgctgctctggtaCTCGAGCAAGAGGAAGTATGACGCCCCCAAGAGCAAAAAGAACTGA